The following coding sequences lie in one Apium graveolens cultivar Ventura chromosome 1, ASM990537v1, whole genome shotgun sequence genomic window:
- the LOC141678812 gene encoding uncharacterized protein LOC141678812: protein MTQMKFSNRGAASSVSAAHTSSDAKIVPLDDDFSVRSINQKSDSKFSGSDKTEKVYRRFYEEDNFSENIYDQVDSCSDDDSAEDYRDKNDEKLSFSSSEDSDERFSTNENKGNEDGKKFKSCYGEVQVLIPPNSQLPRPEAPPGVTMNESGNVCDENETSWKYFLEKSSSLSSAITKRFYSFTDNNFNSNDGDDNSDGDPDKNSSLNKVSEFLSGVKLVVNSKSNDEDDDHGKTTGLRGRITFFSKSNCRDCTAVRSFFREKNLRYVEINIDVFPLRKEELIERTGSSSVPHIFFNEKSIGGLVALNSLRNSGMLEEKLKELLSEICPDTAPVVPLYGLDDPEEDRLDEMAGIVRVLRQKMFIQDRVMKMKMIRNCFCGAEMVNEILKHFAGLDRLEAIEIGKQLARKHFICHVFGENEFEDGSHYYRFLEHDPSIIRCFNYQGSLNYSEPKAAVLISQRLTKLMFAILESYASDDRQHLNYTAISTSEEFRRYVNLVKDLHRVDLFCLSTEERLAFFLNLYNAMVIHAVIKVGHPVGIVDRRSFNNDFQYVIGGQTYSLGEIKHGILRSNRRAPYSLVKSFGAGDKRLALALPKVNPSIHFGLCDATRSSPVVRFFTPQGVDSELRYATRECFKRDGIEVDLEKRTVYLTRIITWFNVDFGQEKEILQWLMKYLDATKAGLLTHLLEDGGPVNIVYQDYDWSLNS from the exons ATGACACAAATGAAATTTTCTAATAGAGGAGCTGCCAGCTCTGTTTCTGCTGCACACACCTCTAGTGATGCTAAAATCGTACCTCTTGACGACGATTTTTCGGTTCGTTCTATAAATCAAAAATCGGACAGTAAATTTAGTGGTAGCGATAAGACGGAGAAAGTTTACAGGAGATTTTACGAGGAAGATAATTTTTCGGAAAATATATATGATCAAGTTGATAGTTGTTCTGATGATGATTCAGCTGAGGATTATCGCGACAAAAATGATGAGAAGTTGAGTTTCTCGTCTTCTGAAGATTCGGATGAACGTTTTTCGACGAATGAGAACAAGGGAAATGAAGATGGAAAGAAATTCAAGAGTTGTTATGGTGAGGTTCAGGTATTGATTCCACCTAATTCGCAGCTTCCGAGGCCTGAGGCACCACCAGGAGTTACGATGAATGAGTCTGGAAATGTTTGTGACGAGAATGAGACATCATGGAAGTATTTTTTGGAGAAGAGTAGCAGCTTGTCATCCGCGATCACCAAGCGATTTTATTCGTTTACGGATAATAATTTTAATAGTAATGATGGTGATGATAATAGTGATGGTGATCCGGACAAGAATTCGAGTTTAAACAAGGTTTCTGAGTTTTTATCGGGTGTGAAATTGGTTGTGAATTCGAAGAGTAACGATGAAGATGATGATCATGGTAAAACTACGGGGTTGAGAGGAAGAATCACCTTCTTTTCTAAATCAAATTGCCGTGATTGCACTGCAGTTAGATCTTTCTTTAGGGAAAAGAATTTAAG GTATGTGGAAATTAATATCGACGTTTTTCCACTGAGAAAAGAGGAGCTGATAGAGAGGACAGGGAGTTCATCAGTGCCACATATATTTTTCAATGAGAAATCTATTGGTGGATTAGTGGCCTTGAATTCTCTAAGAAATAGTGGGATGTTGGAGGAGAAGTTAAAGGAGTTGTTATCTGAAATATGTCCGGATACTGCACCAGTGGTGCCCCTGTATGGATTGGATGATCCCGAGGAGGATCGTTTGGACGAGATGGCGGGGATTGTTAGGGTTTTAAGGCAAAAGATGTTCATTCAAGACCGTgtgatgaagatgaaaatgataagGAACTGCTTCTGTGGAGCTGAAATGGTGAATGAGATCTTGAAACATTTTGCAGGTCTTGATAGGCTTGAG GCAATTGAGATTGGAAAGCAGCTGGCTCGAAAGCATTTCATATGTCACGTCTTTGG AGAAAACGAATTTGAGGATGGAAGTCACTATTATCGATTTCTTGAGCACGATCCATCTATTATTAGATGCTTCAATTATCAAGGATCTCTTAACTACAGTGAACCTAAAGCCGCTGTTTTGATTAGCCAAAGGCTTACCAAGTTAATGTTTGCAATACTTGAATCTTACGCTTCTGATGACCGACAACATCTGAATTATACTGCAATCAGCACCAGTGAGGAGTTCCGGAG ATATGTGAATTTAGTAAAAGACCTTCACAGGGTGGACCTCTTTTGCCTGTCAACAGAAGAGAGGCTCGCGTTCTTCCTGAACCTGTACAATGCGATGGTCATCCATGCTGTGATTAAGGTCGGACATCCGGTGGGGATAGTGGATAGAAGATCCTTTAATAATGACTTCCAGTACGTAATTGGAGGTCAGACCTATTCTCTAGGCGAAATTAAACATGGGATCCTTAGAAGTAACCGAAGAGCGCCTTACTCTTTGGTAAAATCCTTTGGTGCTGGAGACAAACGTTTAGCA CTGGCTCTTCCGAAGGTTAATCCATCAATTCATTTTGGACTCTGCGACGCCACAAGGTCAAGCCCAGTAGTGAGATTTTTTACTCCTCAAGGAGTAGATTCTGAACTAAGATATGCTACTAGAGAGTGCTTTAAAAGAGACGGAATTGAGGTAGATCTGGAAAAGAGGACTGTCTATCTCACTAGAATCATCACCTG GTTCAACGTTGATTTTGGACAAGAAAAGGAGATATTACAGTGGCTGATGAAATATTTGGATGCAACAAAGGCAGGTCTTTTGACACATCTTTTAGAAGATGGTGGTCCTGTTAACATTGTTTACCAGGACTATGATTGGTCTCTCAACAGCTAA
- the LOC141724349 gene encoding uncharacterized protein LOC141724349 isoform X1, whose amino-acid sequence MVTTRSMSKKIKNSDTEIVPGIRVAKRVRKKGTSAGRYPTIEDDALNIFVINDYDGRYLETHPWSNCGRMPDETIHGGRVEWLNMSDSEKEEWIQYAKKRKSEGASVYDIHVECQAT is encoded by the exons ATGGTAACAACTAGATCAATGTCTAAAAAAATCAAGAATAGTGATACCGA GATTGTTCCGGGTATTAGAGTTGCAAAGAGAGTAAGGAAGAAAGGAACATCTGCGGGAAGATACCCCACAATTGAGGATGACGCTCTTAATATCTTTGT GATAAATGACTATGATGGACGGTATCTTGAGACACATCCCTGGTCAAACTGTGGACGA ATGCCGGATGAGACAATCCATGGTGGAAGGGTAGAGTGGTTGAACATGAGTGATAGT GAGAAAGAGGAGTGGATTCAATATGCAAAGAAAAGGAAGAGCGAAGGAGCTAGTGtatatgatattcatgttgaATGCCAAGCTACCTAA
- the LOC141724349 gene encoding uncharacterized protein LOC141724349 isoform X2: protein MVTTRSMSKKIKNSDTEIVPGIRVAKRVRKKGTSAGRYPTIEDDALNIFVINDYDGRYLETHPWSNCGRMPDETIHGGRVEWLNMSDS from the exons ATGGTAACAACTAGATCAATGTCTAAAAAAATCAAGAATAGTGATACCGA GATTGTTCCGGGTATTAGAGTTGCAAAGAGAGTAAGGAAGAAAGGAACATCTGCGGGAAGATACCCCACAATTGAGGATGACGCTCTTAATATCTTTGT GATAAATGACTATGATGGACGGTATCTTGAGACACATCCCTGGTCAAACTGTGGACGA ATGCCGGATGAGACAATCCATGGTGGAAGGGTAGAGTGGTTGAACATGAGTGATAGT TAA